A segment of the Agromyces sp. H17E-10 genome:
GCAGCTCGTCGTCGACGCCGAAGGACCGGCCGGCGTCGAACGCTTCTGGTTCAAGGCGAACTGCCGCGCCCAGGCGTTCGAGCCCGTGCTGCAGTCGCTGCTCGCCGAGCTCGCGCCCGACGACGTCGACGTGCCGGTCGCCGCCGACCCCGCTCGGGGCTGGATGCTCACCGCCGATCGCGGGCCGACGATGGCCGACCGGCACCGACCGCGCGAGGGCGACTGGACGCGGGTCATCGGCGAGTGGGCGGGGCTCCAGCGACGGTTGGCCGGCCGCTCGGCCGAGGTGCTCGCCGCGGGGGTGCCCGACTGCTCGCCCGCGACCGTGCCGGCGCGTTTCGCCGAACTGCTCGAGGTCGTGCTCGGGCTCCCGGCGGAGCATCCCGCTTCACCCGACCCGGCGACCGCCGACGCACTGGGCGCCGCCGCCGGCCGCGTCGAGCGAGCCGCGGCCACGCTCGCATCGAGCCCGATGCCCCCGGCCCTCCAGCACGGCGACCTGCACCCCGGCAACGTGTTCGCGACCGGCGCCGACGACTCGCTGCGGATCTTCGACTTCGGCGACGCGCAGTGGGCTCACCCGATCGAGGCGGTGCTCGTGCCGATCGCCGTGATGGAGCACAACGGGCTCGATCCGGCGTCGTCGATGGCCGCGTTCCGAACGGCCTGGTCGCCGATCGCGCCCGACGATGACGACGCAGCATGGGCGGCGCTCGTCGCGGCGGCCGAGACCACGCACGCGGTCAACCGCGCCTGCACCTGGTGGGGATGCCTCGCGCAGGCGACCGACGACGAGATGGCTGACTGGGGCGAGGCCGTGCTGCGACACCTCTCGCGCGTGCTCGGCTCGGGCAACGACTCGTAGGCTGGGCGCATGCCCGCCCGCCGACCGCATCTCGCCCCGTCCGTCGCGCAGAGCGAGCTGGCCGCCTCCCTCGCCGCGCTGCGGGCGTCGATGGGACTGCCCGACGGGTTCGCCCCGGACGTCGTCGCCGAGGCGGTGGCCACCCGGCCCGATCCTCCTGCGCAGGACCTGCGCGACGTGCCGTTCGCGACGATCGACCCGGCCGACTCGACCGACCTCGACCAGGCGATGCATCTTGCGAGGCGCGGCGACGGCTACCTCGTGCACTATGCGATCGCCGACGTTCCGGCGTTCGTCCGCCCGGGCGGCGCGATCGATCGTGCCGCCCGCGACCGCGGGCAGACGCTCTACGCGCCCGACGGGCGAGTGCCGCTGCATCCGCCGGTCATCGGCGACGACCGCGCGTCGCTGCTCCCCGACGTCGATCGGAGCGCGTACGTCTGGCGGTTCGAGCTCGCCGCAGACGGCACCCTCGAGTCGACGACGCTCGAGCGTGCGCTCGTGCGATCGCGTGCCCGATTCGACT
Coding sequences within it:
- a CDS encoding phosphotransferase, translated to MGESSTPFSVEVTSEAWRVDAEAWIGDALTARGRSVARTEQPRVRPWSTQLVVDAEGPAGVERFWFKANCRAQAFEPVLQSLLAELAPDDVDVPVAADPARGWMLTADRGPTMADRHRPREGDWTRVIGEWAGLQRRLAGRSAEVLAAGVPDCSPATVPARFAELLEVVLGLPAEHPASPDPATADALGAAAGRVERAAATLASSPMPPALQHGDLHPGNVFATGADDSLRIFDFGDAQWAHPIEAVLVPIAVMEHNGLDPASSMAAFRTAWSPIAPDDDDAAWAALVAAAETTHAVNRACTWWGCLAQATDDEMADWGEAVLRHLSRVLGSGNDS